The genomic stretch tttgttcctctaagataagagattaccctaggaatgtggccccactaacagtaggaatgtggccccactaacagtagtgccagtaactttccattccttacccagtacttttccattccctactaaacatagataagaaggacaaacccccttttgacgtagaggaccccttagactataagaccccacgagaagaagtaataaacgccttttgaccgtccatcatattggtgtctgcgtgtgtcattggcccgagcggccctggagagtgggccgccgtgctgatcctcagaaccaggtcgcctgccttgctccagaaggcGACAACGGACCACCTGTGACAATGTGACAATGGCAGCCAGCAAATGGCAGGGGTCGGTGTCTGTGCTTGTGAATAGCTGGGCCCAGCTGGCCAGGGTGGCCACCAAGctccacagcacctgcagggatTTGGGCACCAAGGCGGCCGACAGGGCCGCCACAGCCACCGCCcggggcagggagctgcaggacgaggctgcccgtgatgggacagctcaggaaaacatggtggagctgggtcaggccctgggcagggaggagggggccgaGGTGGTGGCTGAGCATGGAGCCCATgtgaggagagaggccagggtggctgggcaagaagggccaccatggtgagacagcgggtggaggcggccctggggctgctggagcgcttggtggcagCTTGTGACGCGGTCCCACCAGGACCTGCGGCGcctgctcagggacatcgatgccACCCTGGAAGGGACAGATGAGGCACCCCCCACTGTCCCTGCggacttggtggccaaggtggccgtggctgagcagctgtgggaggccaatgcccgcctggccaaggatcacctgggGAAGACTCTTCCAGACACCATTGAATTCTTGTTCACTGATGGTCCCAACAGCCCCAGTGCCTGTGAGGTGGCCAAGCAGTGCCAAAGAGTCATCGAGGACATACCAAGGCTCATTCgatccccagagtgtccccagagcgtctccaaagtgtccccagtgAGCACGGATCCCCAAGAGGTGCGACGGGGGAAGGGGGTGAGGGGGACAGAGAGGACACTGGGGGAGATGGGCTAATGGGGGATGGGAGGTCCTGgggggtggcaggaggggacagggggtcgTAAAGGGGACAGGAGTGAGTGGCGGGTGAGGGGGAGGTGCCAGGCGAGGAGACATGATGGGGAGGGGGCAGTGATGAATTTGGGGGACATGGGGTGGTGGGGACATGGAGGCTGGCAGAAggtgacagacaggacaggaggggTTTTCAGGAGCTAGGAATgtggtggcagggggtggcagagaggacagcagtgggagcagggtggtggcagaggggacagcagacgggcagggggcaggaggggctgccaagggaggggCAGGGAGTGGCAGAAGGAACAAGAGGCTGACAGAGGGATGCAGGGGACAAAAGGGAACCCACTGGGGGCACAGGGCCACCCCAGGAGGCCACAAATGGCACCAGCTCCCtgactgtcccctccccagctgtccccggccctgctgcaaccacaggtcacaatggcggccatcctgggagagctgctggccaccctgcccagtCGTGATGAGATGAATCTGCTGCTCACTCCCTCAAGGCACATGTACTCGCACCTATGGTCATTCAGCTGGCAGCTCAAGGCCATCCGGGACTGCATTGAAGCCCCCTGGTGGCGCCACAATGTCCCCTATGATGCTGAAGACCCTTTCACCTCCCGGAGCCGGGCCCTGTTCATCAGAGAGAAACCCCCATGGCCCCCCCAGAAGCGTGTGACAATGGCAGCCAGCGAGTGGCACAGGTCGGTGGTTCCGCTTGTGAACAGCTGGGCCCAGCTGGCCAGGGCGGCCACCAAGCTCCGCAACGcctgcagggatttggccaccAAGGCGGCCGACAGGGCGGCCACCGCCACTGCCAGGGCCAGGGAGATGCAGGACGAGGCTGCCCgtgatgggacagctcaggaaaacgtggtggagctgggtcaggccccggccagggaggagggggccaaggtggtggctgggcatggagcccaggtgaggagagaggccagggtggctgccagcgaggcaacaagggccaccatggtgagacagcgggtggaggcagccctggggctgctggagcgcttggtggctgcgtgtgacgaagccaccgtgttcccctgggagctgcggcgcctgctcagggacatcgatgccaccctggaggggacaaatgaggcgtcccctgatgtccctgaggactttgtggccaaggtggccgtggccgagcagctgtgggaggccaagACGCACCTGGtcaaggatcacctgctggggGCAGTTGATGACATCATCAAGGTCTATTTCGCTGGTGGTCCTGCCTGCCCCAGTCCCTGTGGGGTGGCCGAGCAGTGCCAaagagccatcgaggacatcccaaggctccttcgacccccagagtgtccccagagcatccccagtgtgtccccagtgagcGTGGAGCTCCAAGAGGTGCGATGGGTTGGGggagagggggacagaggggacactggggatgaggGGCAGTGGAGGATGGGGGGAGATGGGGGATgtggtgggaggggacagggggtcgcaaaggggacaggaggcagTGGCAGGAAGGGAAGAGGTGACAGAGCGGGGGAGGGGAAATGGTGTGGGGGCAGGGGggatgggggtgacacagggggttggggacatgagggctggcagaagggacagcagAGGGTGGCAGAGGCTACGAGTGTGGTGGCAGGgcctggcagcagggagagcagggagagtgGCAGGGGGTGGCTGAGGTGATGAGGGGGTaacaaagggacagaggggacagcagagccctccagggaagGGACAAATGGGatcccaggagggcacaggggccaCACAAGAGGCCACacgtgccaccaggtccctgacacttcccctgtcccctccccagctgctggaggctctggtgtccgtggtggccaccctgggcgaGGTGACGGCCACCGTGACCGGGCCACACCGGGGCGTGCGGCGCTGTGTGCCCCCAAAGTTGCTGCACGCGGCCCTGAGGATCTTCACCTGGAGCCTCCGTAAGGGCCTGGAACACCCCGATGTCCCCTCCCTaggccaggccctggccaccctcGGGGCCACCCCAGGGGCCACCTGGGCCGATGTGAGAGCCGCGGGCAGCGCCTGGCGGgagttggtgtctgcgtgtgagGAGAGATGGAAACAGCTGGTCGAGGAGGTCACCAAGCTCCGTGATGCCTGCAAGGACGCGACCTTCGCCTGGGCCAGGgaccagcaggacaaggccacctgcagggagacagctggggacaacctggcagccacagcccagcagctgatgGTGGCCCTGGACAGGGATAAGGAGGCCTCAGTGGGGGCCACACGTGATGCCCAGGTGGCAATGGCCACCAATGAGGCCATGGGAGAGGCCGTGGTGGCCTCCAGGCGGGCGAGGGCCGCCATCAGGAGGAGACATTGGGCCGAGGTGGCCCTGGAGCCACTGCAGCGCTTGGTGGATGCGTGTGACAGAGCCACTGAGTTTATCAGTTACATGGAGTGCCAGCtcagggacactgaggctgccctggaggggacaaaggaggcatcccccaatgtccctgaggaCTTGGTGGCGAAAGTGGCCAAgtttgagcagctgtgggaggccagcgcCCTCCTGTTCAAGCATCACcttttggggacacttggggacatccacGACCTCCTCTTGAGTCCCTACAGTGGCCACGGTGGCCCCTGTGGCCCCGGCAGCCGTGCAGGGGCTGAGCAGTGCCAAAAAGCCAtcaaggacatcccaaggctgCTGCGGGGACAGTGATGTCACCACTGTGATGTCATTGGTGCAGTGATGTCACTGGAGAGACTTGTGGACAGTtgagtgccaccagctccttgagTGCCACAGCGCTGTGTGTCACCAAGAGCCCCTCGAGTGCCACCAGTTCCTCAAGTGCCACCAGCTTCTCGTGTCACCAAGAGCACCTcaagtgcc from Melospiza melodia melodia isolate bMelMel2 chromosome 7 unlocalized genomic scaffold, bMelMel2.pri SUPER_7_unloc_1, whole genome shotgun sequence encodes the following:
- the LOC134432736 gene encoding uncharacterized protein LOC134432736, producing the protein MVRQRVEAALGLLERLVAACDEATVFPWELRRLLRDIDATLEGTNEASPDVPEDFVAKVAVAEQLWEAKTHLVKDHLLGAVDDIIKVYFAGGPACPSPCGVAEQCQRAIEDIPRLLRPPECPQSIPSVSPVSVELQELLEALVSVVATLGEVTATVTGPHRGVRRCVPPKLLHAALRIFTWSLRKGLEHPDVPSLGQALATLGATPGATWADVRAAGSAWRELVSACEERWKQLVEEVTKLRDACKDATFAWARDQQDKATCRETAGDNLAATAQQLMVALDRDKEASVGATRDAQVAMATNEAMGEAVVASRRARAAIRRRHWAEVALEPLQRLVDACDRATEFISYMECQLRDTEAALEGTKEASPNVPEDLVAKVAKFEQLWEASALLFKHHLLGTLGDIHDLLLSPYSGHGGPCGPGSRAGAEQCQKAIKDIPRLLRGQ